The Candidatus Eremiobacteraceae bacterium genome segment CAATTTAAAGGTTAGTTGATCTCTGTCATATAGAAGTGCCGTTCAGTTATCAACTATCAGTTATCAGCTTTTCATATAAACCGATTCTGCTATGGGCAAGCGATGCTTGCCCTCCTACAAAACCGGCTAAGCGTGCGGAACTCTTGCTTTCACAGCCCATGCGCGAGCGATAAGCAGAATCGATCCGTTTCGAGAAACCGGCAGAGTGGATCGCAAACGATCGCGCAATAGCTCGCGGCGTTCGGTCGAGAGCGACGCGGTGTGCTGCTGTGCCGGGGCTTTGCCGGTCAGAAATGGATTCCAATAGTCATCGAAATCCTTGAACACTGTGGGCGCATCGATGGCGCGCACCTCGACGTCGTGCAAACCCGCGCTCCGAAATAATTCGGCAAGCGGTTCGGGCTTGCAGATGGCAAACTGTGGGTCGATATCGGAATCTTGCGAGCCCGGATCGAGCGCTTCGACCGTTTCCCAAAAATGCGTCAGCATTTGCATCTTGCCACCGAAGTCCCATACA includes the following:
- a CDS encoding class I SAM-dependent methyltransferase codes for the protein GFDISETYIDYARERTNDSRATFAVADGQAFTCADATYDVAVAGLCLSAMPDQPRAVAEMMRVVKPGGIVGAYVWDFGGKMQMLTHFWETVEALDPGSQDSDIDPQFAICKPEPLAELFRSAGLHDVEVRAIDAPTVFKDFDDYWNPFLTGKAPAQQHTASLSTERRELLRDRLRSTLPVSRNGSILLIARAWAVKARVPHA